The proteins below are encoded in one region of Silene latifolia isolate original U9 population chromosome 2, ASM4854445v1, whole genome shotgun sequence:
- the LOC141643206 gene encoding putative UDP-arabinopyranose mutase 2, translating to MSTPLLKDELDIVIPTIRNLDFLEMWRPFFEKYHLIIVQDGDPTKTINVPVGFDYELYNRNDINKMLGPKASCISFKDSACRCFGYMVSKKKYIYTIDDDCFVAKDPSGKDINALEQHIKNLLCPSTPFFFNTLYDPFRDGADFVRGYPFSLREGVPTAVSHGLWLNIPDYDAPTQLVKPLERNTRYVDAVLTIPKTTLFPMCGMNLAFDRDLIGPAMYFGLMGDGQPIGRYDDMWAGWCIKVICDHLGLGVKTGLPYIYHSKASNPFTNLRKEYKGIFWQEEIIPFFQSAVIPKECTTVQQCYRELAKQVKDKLTKLDPYFDKLADAMVTWIEAWDELNPPKQANASK from the exons ATGTCGACACCATTGCTGAAAGACGAGCTTGACATCGTGATTCCGACAATCAGGAATCTCGATTTCCTCGAAATGTGGAGACCGTTCTTTGAAAAATACCATTTGATCATTGTACAAGATGGTGATCCTACAAAAACGATCAACGTTCCGGTAGGGTTCGATTATGAACTTTACAATAGAAATGACATTAACAAAATGTTGGGTCCTAAGGCTAGTTGCATTTCCTTCAAGGATTCGGCTTGTCGTTGTTTCGGGTACATGGTTTCTAAGAAGAAATACATCTACACCATTGATGATGATTGCTTT gttgcgaaagacccatctgGAAAAGACATAAATGCACTGGAGCAACACATAAAGAACCTTTTGTGCCCATCAACCCCTTTCTTCTTCAACACTTTGTATGATCCTTTCCGTGATGGTGCCGACTTTGTGCGTGGATACCCCTTCAGCCTACGCGAGGGTGTTCCAACGGCCGTTTCCCATGGTCTATGGCTCAACATCCCTGATTACGATGCACCAACACAGCTTGTCAAGCCTCTTGAAAGGAACACTAG GTATGTGGATGCTGTATTGACTATCCCAAAGACAACATTGTTCCCCATGTGTGGTATGAACCTGGCCTTTGACCGAGATCTCATCGGCCCTGCCATGTACTTTGGCCTTATGGGTGATGGTCAGCCAATCGGACGTTACGACGATATGTGGGCTGGATGGTGCATTAAG GTGATATGCGACCATTTGGGACTAGGAGTGAAGACGGGTCTACCATACATCTACCACAGCAAAGCCAGCAACCCATTCACAAACTTAAGGAAAGAGTACAAGGGCATATTCTGGCAAGAAGAGATAATCCCCTTCTTCCAATCTGCAGTCATTCCAAAAGAATGCACCACTGTCCAGCAGTGCTACCGTGAACTTGCTAAGCAAGTCAAGGACAAACTCACCAAGCTCGATCCCTACTTCGACAAGCTCGCTGATGCTATGGTCACTTGGATCGAGGCCTGGGATGAGCTTAACCCACCTAAGCAGGCCAATGCCTCCAAGTAG
- the LOC141643204 gene encoding tRNA (guanine(26)-N(2))-dimethyltransferase 2-like, translated as MGDAKNGTFDINDYTIIKEGEAEILMHKKNQVFFNKTQVNNRDISIAVLRTFINKRKEEHEAFVSRKAKGALKASEEKSDAPVNGEKPVELEVNNINGACDGNSAEPMAEDVCGITADEPKKATEVKAQRQPKPTKVLEALSASGLRALRYAREVEGVDKVVALDNDKASVEACQRNIKFNGSVASAKVESNFADARVYMLTHPNEFDVVDLDPYGSPSVFLDSAVQSVVDGGMIMCTATDMAVLCGGNAEVCYSKYGSIPLRSKYCHEMALRILLASIESHANRYKRYIIPVLSVSIDFYIRVFVRIYSSASAMKETPLKLSYVYQCVGCDSFHLQPLGRTVTKNKSVKYCPGYGPVIPQDCTDCGKRFNMGGPIWSAPIHDQEWVTSILTDVKAMKDRYPAYERIVAILTTISEELPDVPLFLCLHNLCATVKCTAPAAVIFRSALLNAGYRISGTHASPLGLKTDAPMNVIWDIMRCWVKNHPVKPQAPDQSGSVILSKEPELQANFTRAVASLSNAQAKKVARFLPNPEKHWGPKLRAGRQVTNKHVSLLGPDAINGSSSHEESEQPNGKRLKTDDTASEPEP; from the exons ATGGGTGATGCCAAAAATGGGACATTTGATATCAATGATTATACCATTATCAAGGAAGGAGAAGCTGAAATTCTTATGCATAAAAAAAACCAAGTTTTTTTCAATAAGACTCAG GTTAATAATCGGGACATATCCATCGCTGTCCTGAGGACTTTTATAAATAAACGTAAAGAAGAGCATGAAGCATTTGTATCAAGAAAAGCTAAAGGGGCGCTTAAAGCTTCTGAAGAAAAGTCCGATGCCCCTGTTAACGGTGAGAAACCAGTAGAATTGGAGGTGAACAACATTAATGGGGCCTGTGACGGTAATTCTGCCGAACCCATGGCTGAGGATGTTTGTGGTATCACTGCTGATGAGCCAAAGAAAGCCACGGAAGTAAAGGCTCAGCGACAACCCAAGCCTACAAAAGTTCTTGAG GCATTGTCTGCATCTGGCTTAAGAGCTCTGAGATATGCACGTGAAGTGGAAGGTGTCGACAAGGTTGTTGCGCTGGACAATGATAAAG CTTCTGTTGAAGCATGTCAACGGAATATAAAATTTAATGGTTCTGTGGCATCTGCAAAAGTTGAATCAAACTTCGCTGATGCACGGGTCTATATGCTCACTCATCCCAATGAGTTTGATGTG GTTGATCTTGATCCATATGGTTCACCATCTGTGTTTTTGGACTCTGCTGTTCAGTCTGTTGTTGATGGGGGCATGATAATGTGCACAGCGACAGATATGGCTGTGCTTTGTGGGGGTAATGCTGAGGTTTGCTATTCAAA GTATGGTTCAATTCCATTGAGATCAAAGTATTGTCATGAAATGGCTTTGAGGATTTTGCTTGCCTCTATTGAG AGTCATGCCAATCGCTATAAACGCTATATTATTCCAGTACTCTCGGTCAGCATCGACTTCTATATTCGAGTTTTTGTTCGCATATACAG TTCTGCAAGCGCTATGAAGGAGACCCCACTCAAACTATCGTATGTATACCAGTGTGTTGGATGTGATTCCTTCCATCTCCAACCTCTAGGAAGAACGGTCACAAAG AACAAGAGTGTGAAATACTGCCCGGGCTATGGTCCTGTCATCCCCCAAGATTGTACTGATTGTGGTAAGAGATTCAACATGGGCGGGCCTATATGGTCTGCTCCTATACATGATCAAGAATGGGTGACCTCCATTTTGACTGATGTGAAAGCTATGAAGGATCGCTATCCTGCTTATGAACGTATTGTTGCTATCCTAACAACAATTTCAGAG GAGCTACCTGATGTACCATTGTTTTTGTGCCTGCACAATCTGTGTGCAACTGTGAAGTGCACAGCTCCTGCAGCTGTAATTTTCCGTTCTGCCTTGCTTAATGCTGGATATCGTATATCAGGAACACATGCCAGTCCACTGGGTCTAAAAACGGATGCTCCCATGAACGTCATTTGGGACATTATGCGTTGTTGG GTGAAAAACCACCCAGTAAAACCTCAGGCTCCTGATCAATCAGGAAGTGTTATACTTTCCAAGGAACCAGAACTTCAG GCAAACTTCACTCGAGCGGTCGCCTCTTTAAGCAATGCTCAAGCAAAGAAAGTAGCTCGATTTCTTCCAAACCCAGAAAAGCATTGGGGTCCGAAGCTTAGGGCAGGCCGTCAAGTTACCAACAAACATGTCTCTCTTCTTGGCCCTGATGCCATTAATGGTTCTTCTAGCCATGAAGAAAGTGAACAGCCCAACGGTAAGCGTCTGAAGACTGACGATACGGCCTCCGAGCCAGAACCGTAA